tgcgtgcgtgcgtgcgtgcgtgcgtgcgtgtgagagagagacaagatgaCAGATGGTTTCCATGGTGCAGCAGTAGACAAGATGAAAGGAGCGCTTTTCTTCTGTGatataacacatacatacatacacacacacacatgcctattCCCACACACATGGATAGATGGATAAATCTCACATCCCATGTAGTAGATATGGCATGACATGATTCTCTCAGTCCAATCTTAGCCATTACACCAAGAGGTTTGAACCTCTGGATGCTACATCAGTAATAGATAAAGTCAAACATCTGGGAACTTGTGCACAGGGATTAGAATTCTCAGCAATGAGCCATGGAGTAGTTGTGCTAATTCAAATCATTTAAATTAGAGCTTCTTCCGTCCTTCATTCCTTGACAGGGATCAGTGAATGTAGAACACAAAAACAATATGGTACAAGATGTTATCTTAAATAATGTATGTGGCATGAAACATCAATAGATATTTCTCTGGCACAGCCTACAATGTCTGTATTGTgagtgaactgtccctttaaggaACAGAACCTGTCACGCGGTACGACCATGCGGAAGTAGACAGTCTGACAGACAGAGTCGATGTTGTGTTTTAGCGGAGAGTAATAAACAACCAACTATTAGATAGATAACTGCGGCCGTGTACACACTACACGCTGTCAATGGTCAGGTAAGAccaatgaaatatatatttacttAATTATATTGTCGATAATAAGATAGCTCAATGAGTAACGTTATTTGACTCCAGCTGTGAGTGTGCCAATCTCCCGAGCTGTCTGGGTCCACAATCCGGAGAGAGAGGGCTGTTGCCTGGGAGCTGAGACTCCAGCACAGCAGTGGCTGGGGCCGCCGAGAGCTGGATGTAAAAGGTTTACATGATCTCGCTGCACGGAAGATACACTAgctttatagctagctagctaactggacaGTACACAATGCTAACTTTGTTATATGGGACATCATTATAAGTATGAGTTGCTAAGGCTGTCACTGCTTGTCACTTCCCAAGTTATTTATCTGTGTATGAGGTGACATGTCCAGGAAGGCCCGGCTGTTTGATTCAACCACCTCGCTGGGAGCGCCCAGcgagtcactcactcactcactcactgactgactgtctctctccctctctctctgtgtgtgtaggatgAGTGTGAAGCAGTGTCTGGAGGGTCAGGTGTACTCTGTGCCTCTGATACAGTCAGacctgaggagggaggaggctgtTCACCAGATAGCAGACACCCTGCTCTACCTAGAGACTATCTCTACTGACATCtttaccaggtacacacacacacacagacacagacacagattgAGGAGTGTAAGTCATCCTAAAATAGCATGTTCTACATGTGTTACCTGTTAGCTAAGATGCTCCTGGTTTATACATGACACACATTTAACTACTTtatcagtagaacacacacactcacatactgtgACTttcccctggtgtgtgtgtagggtgtctGAGAGTGTAGAGCGGAACCGCTGTCAGCTGCAGAGTGTGACAGATCGAATCAGGCTAGCCCAGGCCCGTGTCAACAAGATCAAAGGCAGCAAGAAGGCCACCAAGGTAATACACACTTCACACAGAGCTGTGACACATGTTCCCCTTCTAATCACTGTTCCCAATACATGCAGATCTCTGAGAGTACAATACTTGAGAGTACTATGagatttagatttgtgtgtgtgtgtgtgtgtgtgtgtgtgtgtgtgtgtgtgtgtgtgtgtgtgtgtgtgtgtgtgtgtgtgtgtaggtgttctCCAGTGCTAAGTATCCAGCTCCAGAGCGTCTCCAGGATTACTCCTCCATCTTCAGTGGAGCCACAGACCCCGCCTCCCAAACACGCCCCCGATACCACATACAGGCCAAACTACAACCCCTTGATGACAAGGCcctgcaggtaacacacacacaaatgtacaaaACTTTATTTGGATCTACTGTAAAACATTTCAGTACAAAGGACCTGCATTTTTCAGAGGTCATGCAGATTGCAGGACTTTGGAAACAGAAAGCACTGGCTCCTCCACAACGCTAAACTACCCATTACAGTTGGTATATGTATAAAGCAAATGCAGCGTTCTAGCAGTATAGGCCTAGCTGTTTAGATACATGTAATATGACCATACCTTTTTGGCTTTCATCCACGATATACAGTCTGCTTAGTTCACAGGGCTTTTACTGCTGCATTTACAGACGTgcctgttatgtacatttcttgtgttactttttgaatgattttatttttcaaaatatttttcaatttttttgtttatttagtcaatatttcaTTAACTCTATttgttgaactgcattgttggttaagggcttgtaagtaagcatttcacggtaaggttaacacctgttgtattcggcgcatgtgacctggggggggtggggggagactgaaaaacaccagcaaattagCTCCAAGTCATTTTAATATTGAGTagcacccccctccccttttgcccttcgtcgggacatggactctaccagttgtcgaaagcattccactgggttgctggcccatgttgactccaatgcttcccacagttgtgtcaagttggctagatgtcctttgggtggtggaccattcttgatacacacgggaaactgttgagcgtgaaaaccccagcagcattgcagttctttgtgtgtgtgtgtgtaccttagcTCAGCAGTGAATTTGTGCATTATTGATAGTGAACACCACTGAGTTCTCCCTCGCTGCCGGAACCAAAAACTTACAGGAACAGGAGTATTTTTTTGCTGTgtctgagagggagagaacgatTTGAGCACTTTCCTGGCTCAGAGATGTATTATTTATGAAACCTCaagcactgcagagagagagggagatgagagagtgagtgaatgagtgtgagggagagagaaatagacagaggCTGATGACAaaaagagaaagagtgggagTTATTCATTCTGTTGAAGGTTTtgaatttgtctctctctctatctcttgccTGCAAGGCTGTCTCTATTGAAAGCTACTAGCTCTCATTTCGTACAAAAACAGAGATGGAAAGCAAAGCCAATTCATGTTTACGTCTGGTGACCATTTGTCTTTACTGAAGGAGGTTCTTACTAGACTCATCCCATCTAATATCTGTCCTCTCTTGTtctacacccctctctctctctgtccacctctaGGAGAAGTTGTGTTATTACCCGGTGTGTGTGAGCAGTAAGAAGCGTTCGGAGGATGAGACCGAAGAGGGGCTGGGCGGTCTGCCTCGAAACATATCCTCTGTCAGCTCCCTGCTGCtcttcaatactacagagaacctgttagtacacacacacacacacaaaccacacacacacacacacacacacacacacacacacacaacacaacaaaacacacaacacacacacacacacacacacacacacacacacacacacacacacacacacacaacacacacacacacacacacacacacacacacacactctaactgGTTGTATATGTGTTTAGGTATAAGAAGTATTTTTCCTGGACCCCCTGGCTGGGGCGGTGactaaaacacacaccactctggagacagagaaaggaagagaaaccATTTGACGCTCCCTATCCATAACCAAGAGAGAACAGCTGGAGAGACAGGTACTcacaccatacatactgtatacacactccCACACTATTCTCtaaagaactggaggcctgtggcattgctgTCTTTGGActataatatttttttcaatgggCCATACTAACAAGTTAAAGTGTGACTGAAATTATTACACTTTATTTCTTTCTCCTGCTCTCATtccctctccatctgtccctGTAGACAGCAGAGAGCTACTTCTATGTTCCAGACCTGGGTCAGGTCCCAGAGATAGATGTCCCGTCCTACCTACCAGACCTGCCAGGCATTGCTGACGACCTGTCCTACAGCCAAGACCTGGGCCCGGCATCGCCACCCTCTGGacccacacacaccttccctgaACTACCCTCCTTCTCTGGGGAGGACATGCCCGTACACAGACTATCTCTGTTGTGTGGATTATACAGAAGTTTCCATGGAAATCGGTCATATCAAATGAGGCAAATGTTTCTATTGGTTATGTTGATTTTGTTTGTTGTTACAGGTTTCTCAATTCCAAGTTGCAGTCCCGCCTcttcccccacctcctcctcccccaccagaGCCCACACAtatccccacccctccccctggtctcccccctcctccacctcctcccccacctccacctGCAAATAGCCCTGCAGACGCCagcacaggtaacacacacacagtatacacacacactatacacaaacacactctccttCTCTTGAAAAGTGTATTTACCTCCAGCTCCTGTAGTGGGCGCTCCCAGCGAGGTGGTTGAATCAAACAGCCGGG
This portion of the Salvelinus sp. IW2-2015 linkage group LG4q.1:29, ASM291031v2, whole genome shotgun sequence genome encodes:
- the wash1 gene encoding LOW QUALITY PROTEIN: WASH complex subunit 1 (The sequence of the model RefSeq protein was modified relative to this genomic sequence to represent the inferred CDS: inserted 1 base in 1 codon; substituted 1 base at 1 genomic stop codon), producing MVRMSVKQCLEGQVYSVPLIQSDLRREEAVHQIADTLLYLETISTDIFTRVSESVERNRCQLQSVTDRIRLAQARVNKIKGSKKATKVFSSAKYPAPERLQDYSSIFSGATDPASQTRPRYHIQAKLQPLDDKALQEKLCYYPVCVSSKKRSEDETEEGLGGLPRNISSVSSLLLFNTTENLYKKYXFLDPLAGAVTKTHTTLETEKGRETIXRSLSITKREQLERQTAESYFYVPDLGQVPEIDVPSYLPDLPGIADDLSYSQDLGPASPPSGPTHTFPELPSFSGEDMPVHRLSLLCGLYRIPPLPPPPPPPPEPTHIPTPPPGLPPPPPPPPPPPANSPADASTAPVVGAPSEVVESNSRASLLESIRNAGGIGKAKLRNIKERKMEKKKQKEQEQVVAAASGGDFMSDLFNKLAMRRKGISGKGPVGGDSGEGTAGSGSAFARMSDVIPPLPAPHQPTAEDEDDWEA